A single Anopheles funestus chromosome 2RL, idAnoFuneDA-416_04, whole genome shotgun sequence DNA region contains:
- the LOC125763345 gene encoding uncharacterized protein LOC125763345 isoform X11, producing MISSSFKEPPENELQKSHETGTNLSEHQLRVQASLQRLNIPDWYKQYSGKDGPANTTAPVPGTTTTAAGGILRKRNSDVGRWTGLSSKTTSLSSLGSHRSDRSPVMLSPSAHSHHGQTGFSRWSTSHLNSNQTSPSVSTRGSFTRGGLNASVISGYSTASTTAGTGANSSSSTIRNSFRQPYLGWRSQEKLSQPRTPAERLASSLLQQQGTNKQKEQQQLKEQQQRGKHQQKEESVVTPEIQSSIIEVTSAIVHYVNDQTNRHSRSRSTSPSQRCWLESSFVGTRPLDSPQTPLIENSSVLGSGHHQQHQQQQQQQQQQPHTAGDHYRFNAGRMNGVGMSGAVPTFSLPPEHQSPGSATLEDVLASLLGLPADSHRSSGSVANSCLTPTAPNSTSSNHTLQIEPMQARRRSEGDAAGTRKRNDSGGSMAISSTTTTTTTSGSTNQSGRSPQQPGTTKGDLLGVGLDARIARRVSLDSAEAAGHHHRGHDYLKCRYPRCDATATLAEARKTYKSCHNCSHLYCSRECRRAHWERHRKACLHSRVSALCRLVLSTCKDDADTLRHLSALARRGYLSQGRGVVRILFRSPESADSFIKQGFQCLGEVSYVRWPDLLPAEMGPELYSELLKLSTEYKPDSKMLIYVAICVVSEAPGSATAPVKWERQLVSRCAKLKLCRSVVSEIAASGPGGERAGPRTDTVGDVLVLSFNILSKTTQRSREQVSLNIQTILRQRGVNLRKHYPEVFQRLATFVEGSTDRFLPVTLHPRDNVTGRSFVCIIMPNYGDSDRVQFPVSENSDDRVVTIDVGADLGDDLTSKL from the exons CCTCCGGAAAATGAGCTCCAGAAGTCACACGAAACAGGCACCAATCTAAGCGAACATCAGCTACGCGTGCAGGCCTCACTGCAGCGGCTGAATATTCCCGACTGGTACAAGCAATATTCTGGCAAGGATGGACCGGCGAACACGACCGCACCGGTGCCCGGTACTACCACCACCGCTGCCGGTGGTATACTGCGCAAGCGAAACAGTGACGTCGGACGATGGACCGGGCTGAGCTCGAAGACCACTTCGCTCAGCTCGCTCGGATCGCACCGGTCGGACCGTAGTCCAGTGATGCTGAGTCCCTCCGCACACAGCCACCACGGTCAGACCGGGTTCTCCCGATGGTCCACGTCCCACCTGAACTCGAACCAAACGTCACCGAGCGTATCGACGCGGGGCTCATTCACCCGGGGCGGGCTGAACGCGAGCGTCATATCCGGCTACTCGACTGCTTCCACTACGGCCGGAACCGGTGccaatagtagtagtagtacgaTTAGAAACTCCTTCCGTCAGCCGTACCTGGGCTGGAGAAGCCAGGAGAAGCTGTCCCAACCGAGAACACCGGCGGAACG gcTTGCATCATCTCTACTGCAACAGCAAGGCACGAACAAACAGAaggaacagcaacagctgaaAGAACAGCAACAGCGAGGAAAGCATCAGCAAAAGGAGGAATCCGTCGTAACGCCGGAAATTCAATCATCAATCATAGAAGTAACGTCAGCGATTGTACATTATGTAAATGACCAAACAAATCGACACTCACGCAGTAGATCTACTAGTCCAAGCCAAAG ATGTTGGCTAGAAAGTTCGTTTGTTGGTACCCGGCCCCTCGATTCCCCACAGACGCCGTTGATCGAGAATAGTTCCGTTCTAGGATCCGgccaccatcagcagcatcagcagcagcagcagcagcagcagcaacagccgcACACGGCCGGTGATCATTATCGGTTTAATGCCGGCCGGATGAATGGCGTCG GGATGTCTGGCGCGGTTCCGACGTTCTCGCTACCACCCGAGCATCAGTCGCCCGGATCGGCCACACTCGAGGATGTGCTCGCCTCGTTGCTCGGCTTGCCGGCCGATTCACACAGGTCCTCAG GAAGTGTAGCTAATTCGTGTCTCACGCCAACAGCGCCCAACAGCACCAGCAGTAACCACACGCTGCAGATCGAACCGATGCAGGCGCGCCGTCGCAGTGAAGGTGATGCGGCCGGTACGCGAAAGCGCAACGACAGCGGCGGCTCGATGGCGAtcagcagcaccaccaccacgacgACGACCAGCGGCAGCACCAACCAGAGCGGCCGTAGCCCACAGCAGCCCGGCACGACCAAGGGTGATCTGCTCGGGGTCGGGCTGGATGCCCGGATCGCCCGCCGCGTATCGCTCGACTCGGCCGAAGCTGCCGGCCACCATCACCGTGGGCACGACTACCTCAAGTGCCGGTACCCGCGGTGCGACGCGACGGCCACACTGGCGGAGGCCCGGAAAACCTACAAGAGCTGCCACAACTGTTCCCATCTGTACTGCTCGCGCGAGTGCCGCCGGGCGCACTGGGAGCGACACCGGAAGGCCTGCCTGCACTCGCGGGTGTCCGCCCTGTGCCGGCTGGTGCTGTCCACGTGCAAGGACGACGCGGACACGCTCCGGCACCTGAGTGCGCTCGCGCGCCGGGGCTACTTGTCGCAGGGGCGAGGTGTTGTTAGAATACTGTTCCGCAGCCCGGAAAGCGCCGACTCCTTCATCAAGCAGGGCTTCCAGTGCCTGGGCGAGGTGTCGTACGTGCGCTGGCCGGATCTGCTGCCGGCCGAGATGGGCCCGGAGCTGTACTCGGAGCTGCTGAAGCTCAGCACCGAGTACAAGCCCGACTCGAAGATGCTCATTTACGTCGCGATCTGTGTGGTGTCGGAAGCGCCGGGTAGTGCGACCGCACCGGTCAAATGGGAACGGCAGCTGGTGTCGCGATGCGCGAAGCTGAAGCTGTGCCGCTCGGTCGTTAGTGAGATCGCGGCAAGCGGCCCGGGAGGTGAGCGAGCCGGGCCACGCACGGACACTGTCGGCGATGTGCTCGTGCTGTCGTTTAACATTCTTTCGAAAACGACCCAACGGTCCCGTGAGCAGGTGTCGCTTAACATACAGACTATCCTGCGCCAGCGCGGGGTCAATCTGCGCAAACactacccggaggtcttccaGCGGTTGGCCACGTTCGTTGAGGGCAGCACGGATCGATTCCTGCCTGTGACGCTGCATCCGCGCGATAACGTCACCGGACGATCGTTCGTCTGCATTATCATGCCAAACTATGGCGACTCGGATCGTGTACAGTTTCCGGTGTCGGAGAACAGTGACGATCGTGTCGTAACGATTGATGTTGGGGCTGATCTGGGTGATGATCTTACTAGCAAACTTTAA